The nucleotide sequence GGGCAATATTTTCAGATTACGTTGTGAAAGATAACCAGCAAGGGTGATGACATATGGAAAAAGCAAAGGTGTATTTTACCGACTTTCGCACCAAGGCCTTTGGCGATGGCCTGCCCACCAAACTAAAAAAAATGATCAAAAAGGCCGGTATCGGCCATATCGATATGAAGGGCCGCTTTGTGGCCATAAAGATGCATTTTGGCGAACTCGGCAATATCAGCTATCTGCGGCCCAACTACGCCCGAGCCGTTGTAGACACGGTCAAGGAATTTGGCGGCAAGCCATTTCTCACCGACTGCAACACCATGTACCCCGGCAGCCGTAAAAACGCTCTGGAGCATCTGGAATGCGCCTGGCAAAACGGTTTTACCGCGCTTACGGTTAATTGCCCCATACTGATCGGCGACGGCCTCAAAGGCACTGATGAAGCTCTGGTGCCTGTCGAGGGCGGCGAATTCGTCAAAGAAGCCAAAATTGGCCGGGCCGTCATGGATGCGGACGTCTTCATCAGCCTCACCCATTTTAAGGGGCACGAGATGACCGGCTTTGGCGGCACCCTCAAAAACATCGGCATGGGCTGCGGCTCGCGGGCTGGTAAAACGGAGCAGCACAGCAACGGCAAGCCCAATATCGACGAAGCAAAGTGCGTTGGCTGCCGTGCATGCATCAAACAGTGCGCCAACGACGCCCTGCACTTCTCCGCCGAAACCAAAAAAACCGC is from Desulfovibrio desulfuricans and encodes:
- a CDS encoding DUF362 domain-containing protein codes for the protein MEKAKVYFTDFRTKAFGDGLPTKLKKMIKKAGIGHIDMKGRFVAIKMHFGELGNISYLRPNYARAVVDTVKEFGGKPFLTDCNTMYPGSRKNALEHLECAWQNGFTALTVNCPILIGDGLKGTDEALVPVEGGEFVKEAKIGRAVMDADVFISLTHFKGHEMTGFGGTLKNIGMGCGSRAGKTEQHSNGKPNIDEAKCVGCRACIKQCANDALHFSAETKKTAINHDNCVGCGRCLGACNFDAISFSFDAAVEMLNCKMAEYTKAVVQGRPNFHISLIVDVSPNCDCHGENDAPILPNIGMFASFDPLALDQACVDACMKAKPLPGSQLAENLAKKRFVDHHDHFRNSRPESEWRTCLEHAEKIGLGTREYELIVVK